In the Nomascus leucogenys isolate Asia chromosome 5, Asia_NLE_v1, whole genome shotgun sequence genome, one interval contains:
- the TTC4 gene encoding tetratricopeptide repeat protein 4 isoform X1, with product MEQPGQDPTSDDVMDSFLEKFQSQPYRGGFHEDQWEKEFEKVPLFMTRAPSEIDPRENPDLACLQSIIFDEERSPEEQAKTYKDEGNDYFKEKDYKKAVISYTEGLKKKCADPDLNAVLYTNRAAAQYYLGNFRSALNDVTAARKLKPCHLKAIIRGALCHLELKHFAEAVNWCDEGLQIDAKEKKLLEMRAKADKLKRIEQRDVRKANLKEKKERNQNEALLQAIKARNIRLSEAACEDEDSASEGLGELFLDGLSSENPHGARLSLDEQGRLSWPVLFLYPEYAQSDFISAFHEDSRFIDHLMVMFGETPSWDLEQKYCPDNLEVYFEDEDRAELYRVPAKSTLLRVLQHHRYFVKALTPAFLVCVGSSPFCKNYLRGRKVYQIR from the exons ATGGAACAACCTGGGCAGGATCCCACCTCAGACGACGTCATGGACTCGTTCCTGGAAAAGTTCCAGAGCCAGCCTTACCGTGGCGGCTTTCATGAGGACCAGTGGGAGAAG GAATTTGAAAAGGTCCCCCTATTTATGACGAGAGCACCATCAGAAATTGATCCCAGGGAGAATCCTGACTTGGCTTGTCTCCAGTCAATTATTTTTGATGAGGAGCGTTCTCCAGAAG AACAGGCCAAGACCTATAAAGATGAGGGCAATGattactttaaagaaaaagactaCAAGAAAGCTGTAATTTCGTACACTGAAGGATTAAAGAAGAAATGTGCAGATCCTGATTTGAATGCTGTCCTTTATACCAACCGGGCAGCAGCACAGTACtatctgg GCAATTTTCGTTCTGCTCTCAATGATGTGACAGCTGCCAGAAAGCTAAAACCCTGCCACCTCAAAGCAATAATAAGAG GTGCCTTATGCCATCTGGAACTGAAACACTTTGCCGAGGCCGTGAACTGGTGTGATGAGGGACTGCAAATAGATGCCAAAGAGAAGAAGCTTCTGGAAATGAGGGCTAAAGCAGACAAGCTGAAG cgAATTGAACAGAGGGATGTGAGGAAAGctaacttgaaagaaaagaaggagaggaatCAGAATGAGGCTTTACTCCAGGCCATCAAG GCTAGGAATATCAGGCTCTCAGAAGCTGCCTGTGAGGATGAAGATTCAGCCTCAGAAGGTCTAGGTGAGCTTTTCCTGGATGGACTCAGCTCTGAGAACCCCCATGGAGCCAGGCTGAGTCTAGATGAACAGGGCAGGCTGAGCTGGCCTGTGCTCTTCCTGTACCCAGAGTATGCCCAGTCGGACTTCATCTCTGCTTTTCATGAGGACTCCAG GTTTATTGATCATCTAATGGTGATGTTTGGTGAAACACCCTCTTGGGACCTAGAGCAGAAATATTGCCCTGATAATTTGGAG GTCTACTTTGAGGATGAGGACAGGGCAGAACTATACCGGGTGCCTGCCAAGAGCACCTTGCTGCGAGTTCTACAGCACCACAG